From Acidimicrobiales bacterium, one genomic window encodes:
- a CDS encoding DegV family protein — MVTDSAAALPREVAEAHGISVVPLGLTIGGLPVQEEALDLEELIARFDEGVRTSGPAPGDFAKAVEEAQTGDGVVVVTLARDLSSTYRSAMVGSQEAQGPVEVVDSRTAAGAEGLVALAAARAAAEGQSLPDVVRTAERTRAAVRLVGALDNLEYLVKGGHIPAAAGWAAQRLNVRPVIELGDGKVRPHRPAFSREAALERLLDYWRRTVVPGAPLHLVAMHSLGTADAEALLASVRAEVTPATSFLSGFGTSLVAHTGPGLVGLAWYWER, encoded by the coding sequence GTGGTTACAGATTCGGCTGCCGCGCTGCCCCGGGAAGTGGCGGAGGCCCACGGGATCTCCGTCGTTCCGCTGGGGCTGACGATCGGTGGGCTTCCCGTGCAGGAGGAGGCGCTCGACCTCGAGGAGCTGATCGCCCGATTCGACGAAGGAGTGCGGACGTCGGGACCGGCGCCGGGTGACTTCGCCAAGGCGGTCGAGGAGGCGCAGACCGGTGACGGCGTGGTCGTCGTCACGCTGGCCCGCGACCTCTCGAGCACCTACCGGTCGGCGATGGTCGGATCGCAGGAGGCCCAGGGGCCGGTGGAGGTGGTGGACTCCCGGACCGCCGCCGGGGCCGAGGGCCTGGTGGCGCTGGCCGCAGCCCGGGCCGCCGCCGAAGGGCAGTCGCTCCCCGACGTGGTCCGGACGGCGGAGAGGACCCGCGCCGCGGTGCGGCTCGTCGGCGCCCTCGACAACCTGGAGTACCTGGTGAAGGGGGGCCACATCCCCGCTGCTGCCGGGTGGGCGGCGCAGCGGCTGAACGTGCGGCCGGTGATCGAGCTGGGGGACGGGAAGGTGCGCCCGCACCGGCCGGCGTTCTCCCGCGAGGCGGCGCTCGAGCGGCTCCTCGACTACTGGCGGCGGACCGTCGTGCCCGGGGCGCCACTGCACCTGGTCGCCATGCACTCGCTCGGCACCGCCGACGCCGAGGCCCTGCTGGCGTCGGTGCGGGCCGAGGTGACCCCGGCCACCAGCTTCCTGTCCGGGTTCGGGACCTCGCTCGTGGCCCACACCGGGCCCGGGCTGGTGGGGCTGGCCTGGTACTGGGAGCGCTAG